In Pseudomonas fluorescens, a genomic segment contains:
- a CDS encoding PepSY-associated TM helix domain-containing protein — protein sequence MSKKSRSKLWFLVHSWLALPIWFFVLIVCVTGTLAVVSQEIVWLANPDIRASQPSDDAELLSYDQVIAAIQRDAPEVIVQSISRPDESHFALSVNLSYPDGRSVEVYVNPYTGVIQGISPAFNFQQFTRALHGWWLVPFTNGYSWGWYLVSALGIPLLASLVTGLVVYKRFWKGFLRPTLRIRHGARIFWGDFHRLSGIWSIWFIAVISITGIWFLIRAILGDNQISISTEPVIPVIAREKVPLSAPGVPAPMIPVDEAIKIATQRIPGLEASFVSLPLNAYSHLQIGGRGWYPLMYQTAQINPYDGEIAAAHLLSDRSKLEFVTESMRPLHTGDFGGLWIKLIWAFFGLIMSMMVLSGLLIWTKRTALATLNALKREAKTQRAPASIPAMPAETSEANL from the coding sequence ATGTCGAAGAAGTCACGCTCAAAACTCTGGTTTCTTGTACACAGCTGGCTCGCGTTGCCCATCTGGTTCTTTGTACTGATCGTCTGCGTCACCGGCACCCTGGCGGTGGTCAGCCAGGAGATCGTCTGGCTGGCCAACCCGGATATCCGTGCCAGCCAGCCGTCGGACGACGCCGAACTGCTGAGTTACGACCAGGTGATCGCCGCCATCCAGCGTGACGCGCCCGAGGTGATCGTGCAGTCGATCAGCCGCCCGGATGAGTCGCACTTTGCCCTGAGTGTCAACCTCAGCTACCCCGACGGGCGCTCCGTCGAGGTCTACGTCAACCCGTACACCGGGGTCATCCAGGGGATCAGCCCGGCCTTCAACTTCCAGCAATTTACCCGTGCCCTGCACGGCTGGTGGTTGGTGCCGTTCACCAATGGCTACAGCTGGGGCTGGTACCTGGTGTCGGCGCTCGGTATTCCGCTGCTGGCGTCGCTGGTCACCGGGCTGGTGGTGTACAAGCGGTTCTGGAAAGGCTTCCTGCGCCCGACCCTGCGTATCCGCCACGGTGCGCGGATCTTCTGGGGTGATTTCCATCGCTTGAGCGGTATCTGGTCGATCTGGTTCATTGCGGTGATCTCCATCACCGGTATCTGGTTCTTGATCCGGGCGATCCTGGGGGACAACCAGATTTCGATTTCCACTGAACCGGTGATCCCGGTGATTGCCCGCGAGAAGGTGCCGCTGTCTGCACCCGGTGTACCGGCCCCCATGATTCCGGTGGACGAGGCGATCAAGATCGCCACCCAGCGTATTCCCGGCCTGGAGGCGAGTTTCGTCAGCCTGCCTCTCAATGCCTACAGCCACCTGCAGATCGGCGGGCGCGGCTGGTACCCGCTGATGTACCAGACCGCGCAGATCAACCCCTATGACGGGGAAATCGCCGCCGCGCACTTGTTGTCCGACCGCTCGAAGCTGGAGTTCGTCACCGAATCCATGCGCCCGCTGCACACCGGCGACTTTGGCGGGCTGTGGATCAAGCTGATCTGGGCGTTCTTCGGCCTGATCATGAGCATGATGGTCCTGAGCGGCCTGCTGATCTGGACCAAGCGCACCGCCCTGGCCACCCTCAATGCCCTCAAGCGCGAAGCCAAGACCCAACGTGCGCCGGCGTCTATCCCGGCCATGCCAGCCGAAACCTCGGAGGCCAACCTATGA
- the rhtA gene encoding threonine/homoserine exporter RhtA codes for MTTPPRSLASALFPVGLLLIAMASIQSGASLAKSMFPIIGAQGTTTLRLIFASVIMLLLLRPWRAKLTAKSLRTVIVYGMALGGMNFLFYMSLRTVPLGIAVALEFTGPLAVAIYASRRAMDFLWIALAIIGLLLLIPMGEASSGIDLIGAGYALGAGVCWALYILFGQKAGNDNGVQTAALGVMIAALFVAPIGIVHAGTALLTPALIPIAIGVAILSTALPYTLEMVALTRLPARTFGTLMSIEPAFGALSGLFFLHEHLSLAQWLAITCIILASVGATLTMRNESKPLVPAD; via the coding sequence ATGACCACCCCACCCCGCAGCCTGGCCTCGGCATTGTTTCCAGTAGGCCTGCTGTTAATCGCCATGGCCTCCATACAGTCCGGCGCTTCGCTGGCCAAGAGCATGTTCCCTATCATCGGCGCACAAGGCACCACGACCCTGCGCCTGATTTTCGCCAGCGTGATCATGCTGCTTCTATTGCGCCCCTGGCGCGCAAAGCTGACGGCCAAGTCCCTGCGCACCGTAATCGTCTACGGAATGGCGCTGGGCGGCATGAACTTCCTCTTCTATATGTCCTTGCGCACCGTCCCCCTGGGCATTGCAGTAGCACTCGAATTTACGGGCCCCCTCGCCGTGGCTATCTATGCATCACGGCGAGCGATGGACTTCCTGTGGATTGCCCTCGCGATCATTGGCCTGCTCCTGCTGATCCCGATGGGGGAAGCCAGCAGTGGCATTGACTTGATCGGCGCGGGCTACGCATTGGGTGCGGGCGTCTGCTGGGCGCTGTATATCCTGTTTGGCCAAAAAGCCGGCAACGACAACGGCGTACAAACCGCCGCGCTGGGCGTCATGATTGCCGCCCTCTTCGTCGCACCGATTGGTATCGTCCATGCCGGTACTGCATTGCTGACACCCGCCCTGATCCCTATCGCCATTGGCGTCGCCATTCTGTCCACCGCCTTGCCCTATACCCTTGAAATGGTCGCACTGACCCGACTACCCGCCCGCACCTTCGGTACGTTGATGAGCATCGAGCCCGCGTTCGGCGCGCTTTCCGGCCTGTTTTTCCTGCATGAGCACTTATCCCTCGCCCAATGGCTGGCCATCACCTGCATCATCCTGGCCTCCGTAGGCGCCACATTGACCATGCGCAATGAATCCAAACCACTGGTGCCCGCCGACTAA
- a CDS encoding SDR family oxidoreductase, with protein MTHNKKIVLVVGAGDATGSAIAKRFAREGYVACVTRRSADKLQPLVDSIQLAGGQAHGFACDARKEEGVIALIEQIESELGPIEVLVFNIGANVPCSILEETARKYFKIWEMACFSGFLNAREVAKRMVTRNRGTILFTGATAGLRGAAGFAAFAGAKHGIRALAQSMARELGPRGIHVAHVVVDGAIDTAFIRDNFPQKYALKDQDGILNPDHIADNYWFLHSQPRDAWTFELDLRPWNEPW; from the coding sequence ATGACGCACAACAAGAAAATCGTTTTGGTAGTGGGTGCGGGCGATGCAACCGGCAGCGCCATTGCCAAACGCTTTGCCCGCGAGGGGTATGTGGCCTGCGTCACCCGTCGCAGCGCCGACAAACTGCAGCCGCTGGTGGACAGCATCCAGCTGGCGGGCGGCCAAGCCCATGGTTTTGCTTGCGATGCGCGCAAAGAAGAAGGCGTTATCGCACTGATCGAACAGATCGAAAGCGAACTGGGCCCTATCGAAGTCCTCGTCTTCAATATCGGCGCCAACGTCCCCTGCAGCATCCTGGAAGAAACGGCGCGCAAATACTTCAAGATCTGGGAGATGGCGTGTTTCTCCGGTTTCCTGAATGCCCGCGAAGTCGCCAAACGCATGGTTACGCGCAACCGCGGCACCATCCTGTTCACCGGCGCCACGGCAGGTCTGCGTGGAGCTGCAGGGTTTGCCGCGTTCGCCGGCGCCAAGCACGGAATTCGCGCCCTCGCCCAAAGTATGGCGAGGGAATTAGGCCCCCGAGGTATCCACGTCGCCCACGTGGTGGTGGACGGCGCTATCGATACCGCGTTCATTCGCGACAATTTTCCGCAGAAATATGCCCTCAAGGATCAGGACGGCATTCTCAACCCCGACCATATCGCCGATAACTATTGGTTCCTACATAGCCAGCCACGGGACGCCTGGACTTTCGAACTGGACCTGCGCCCCTGGAACGAGCCCTGGTAG
- a CDS encoding 2-hydroxychromene-2-carboxylate isomerase: MNKPLEFFFDLGSPATYLAYTQLPALCAETGALLVYRPILLGGVFKATGNASPITVPAKGRYLLDDLARYARRYKVVLKFSPHFPINTLVLMRAVTGMQMHQPERFQAFIDCLFHALWVEGRHLGDPAVVATVLTEQGFDPEQILALSNDEVVKAALKDNTERAVQRGVFGAPSLFVGDQLFFGQDRLEFVREALGNISIVDRP; this comes from the coding sequence ATGAATAAGCCCCTGGAGTTCTTCTTCGACCTCGGCAGTCCCGCCACTTACCTGGCGTATACCCAACTCCCTGCCCTGTGCGCCGAAACCGGCGCACTGCTGGTGTATCGGCCAATACTATTAGGGGGCGTATTCAAGGCGACCGGCAACGCTTCCCCGATCACCGTCCCCGCCAAAGGTCGCTACCTGTTGGATGACCTGGCGCGATATGCCCGACGCTACAAGGTTGTGCTCAAGTTCAGCCCGCACTTCCCTATCAATACGCTGGTATTGATGAGGGCAGTTACCGGCATGCAAATGCACCAACCTGAACGCTTCCAGGCCTTCATCGACTGCCTGTTCCACGCCCTCTGGGTAGAAGGCCGTCATTTGGGAGACCCCGCCGTCGTGGCCACAGTCCTCACTGAGCAGGGTTTCGATCCGGAACAAATATTGGCCCTGTCCAACGATGAAGTCGTAAAAGCCGCCCTCAAGGACAACACCGAACGAGCCGTTCAACGCGGGGTGTTTGGTGCGCCCAGCCTGTTTGTAGGAGATCAGTTGTTTTTCGGCCAAGACCGTCTGGAGTTTGTACGGGAAGCCCTTGGCAACATTTCGATCGTCGACCGCCCTTGA